One Cucumis sativus cultivar 9930 chromosome 1, Cucumber_9930_V3, whole genome shotgun sequence DNA segment encodes these proteins:
- the LOC101211319 gene encoding superoxide dismutase [Fe] 3, chloroplastic, protein MISCCNSLNVNSPFLLTNYSQQLKSTRHPYLHQSKLQKRNSDGTTRGMKVVAYYGLKTPPYELDALEPYMSRRTLEVHWGKHHRNYVEGLNKQLSQNDILYGHTLDELLKVTYNNGNPLPEFDNAAQVWNHDFFWESMQPGGGDMPKLGVLQQIEKDFGSFTNFREKFILASLSHFGSGWVWLVLKRQEKRLAVITTSNALSPILWDDIPIVCLDLWEHAYYLDYKNDKIEYVNVFMDHLVSWNAALGRMARAECFVNLGEPKIPVA, encoded by the exons ATGATTTCTTGCTGCAATTCTCTGAACGTTAACTCTCCATTTCTGCTAACCAATTATTCTCAGCAGTTAAAGAGCACCAGGCATCCTTACTTG CATCAGAGTAAATTGCAGAAGAGAAACTCTGATGGAACCACAAGAGGAATGAAGGTCGTTGCTTATTATGGCTTGAAGACACCCCCTTATGAACTT GATGCTTTAGAACCATATATGAGTCGGAGGACATTGGAGGTTCACTGGGGTAAACATCACCGTAATTATGTTGAAGGTTTGAACAAACAACTGAGCCAAAATGATATTCTATATGGCCACACTTTGGATGAACTTCTCAAAGTAACATATAACAATGGGAATCCTTTACCTGAGTTCGACAATGCTGCCCAG GTCTGGAATCATGACTTCTTTTGGGAATCCATGCAACCTGGAGGCGGAGACATGCCCAAACTTGGTGTTCtacaacaaattgaaaaagattttGGCTCCTTCACCAATTTCAGGGAAAAGTTTATACTGGCGTCTCTTTCACACTTTGGTTCTGGCTGGGTTTGGCTTGTTT TGAAGAGACAAGAAAAACGACTTGCTGTGATCACGACTTCGAATGCGCTAAGCCCAATTCTCTGGGATGACATT CCAATCGTTTGCTTGGACTTGTGGGAG CATGCTTACTATCTGGATTACAAG AATGACAAAATAGAGTATGTAAATGTGTTCATGGACCATCTTGTATCGTGGAATGCGGCGTTGGGACGTATGGCCCGAGCAGAGTGTTTCGTGAATTTAGGCGAGCCAAAAATTCCTGTAGCATAA
- the LOC101212533 gene encoding dihydroorotate dehydrogenase (quinone), mitochondrial yields MAVMASRKLIRDAICKGAASRLFQGARHWSSASETVHKIPHTSKKGRLLTGATIGLVIAGGAYVSTVDEATFCGWLFSATKLVNPLFALLDPEVAHRLGVLAAARGWVPREKRLDPPILGLEVWGRNFSNPIGLAAGFDKHAEAVDGLLGLGFGFVEVGSVTPVPQDGNPKPRVFRLRGEGAIINRYGFNSEGIVVVAKRLGAQHGKRKLDESSSTSPSSSDDVKQGGKAGRGILGVNLGKNKNSEDASADYVQGVHTLSQYADYLVINVSSPNTPGLRVLQGRKQLKDLVRKVQEARDEMQWGEEGPPPLLVKIAPDLSKEDLEDIAAVALALRLDGLIITNTTVSRPEPADNNPLAAEAGGLSGKPLFNLSTNILKEMYILTRGKIPLVGCGGISSGEDAYKKIRAGASLVQLYTAFAYGGPALIPQIKGELAECLERDGFKSIQEAVGADCR; encoded by the exons ATGGCGGTTATGGCTTCTCGAAAACTAATAAGAGATGCTATCTGTAAAGGGGCGGCTTCACGTCTCTTCCAAGGTGCAAGGCACTGGTCTTCTGCTTCTGAGACCGTTCATAAGATCCCTCACACTTCTAAGAAG GGGAGATTACTAACTGGAGCCACCATAGGCCTAGTGATAGCTGGAGGAGCATATGTGAGTACTGTGGATGAAGCAACTTTCTG TGGTTGGCTGTTCTCTGCCACAAAACTGGTGAACCCCCTTTTTGCGCTTCTTGATCCTGAAGTTGCACATAGGCTAGGAGTCTTAGCAGCAGCTCGGGGTTGGGTTCCAAGGGAGAAGAGGCTTGATCCACCGATTTTAGGACTTGAAGTTTGGGGAAGGAACTTTTCAAATCCCATAGGTCTTGCTGCAGGCTTTGATAAACATGCTGAGGCTGTTGATGGTCTTCTTGGATTAGGCTTTGGCTTTGTGGAGGTTGGTTCTGTGACACCTGTTCCACAAGATGGCAATCCAAAGCCTCGTGTTTTCCGATTGCGTGGGGAAGG AgctatcattaatagatatGGCTTCAATAGCGAAGGaattgttgttgttgcaaAGAGGTTGGGCGCCCAGcatggaaaaagaaagttagatGAAAGTTCGAGTACTTCACCTTCCTCTAGTGATGACGTCAAACAGGGTGGTAAAGCTGGTCGTGGGATTCTTGGAGTCAATCTCGGAAAGAACAAGAATAGTGAAGATGCTTCTGCAGACTATGTGCAAGGAGTTCATACATTGTCTCAGTATGCTGATTActtg GTGATTAATGTTTCATCACCCAATACTCCTGGATTGCGTGTGCTTCAAGGTAGGAAGCAATTAAAGGACCTTGTTCGTAAG GTTCAAGAAGCTCGGGATGAAATGCAATGGGGTGAGGAGGGACCTCCTCCACTTCTGGTGAAAATAGCCCCTGACTTGTCTAAAGAAGACCTCGAAGATATAGCAGCT GTTGCCCTAGCCCTCCGTTTGGATGGATTg ATTATAACAAATACAACTGTTTCAAGACCGGAGCCTGCTGATAACAATCCATTGGCTGCTGAAGCTGGTGGATTAAGTGGGAAGCCTCTCTTCAACCTATCCACCAATATCTTAAAGGAGATGTATATTTTGACCAGG GGGAAGATTCCTTTAGTAGGCTGTGGTGGCATTAGCAG TGGTGAGGATGCTTACAAGAAAATACGAGCTGGAGCATCTCTTGTTCAACTTTATACAGCATTTGCTTATGGTGGGCCTGCCTTGATTCCTCAGATAAAG GGGGAGCTTGCTGAATGCTTAGAAAGAGATGGTTTCAAGTCTATCCAAGAAGCAGTTGGTGCAGATTGCAGATAA
- the LOC101211808 gene encoding putative disease resistance protein RGA4 — MAESILFSLAANIATKLGSLALQDLGLLWTGIHEEIDKLRDTLSAIQAVLHDAEQKQYKSSAVKEWVSRLKDAFYDMDDLMDEFSYESFQRQVMTKHRTNNCTKQVCIFFSKSNQIRFRLKMVHKIKKIREKLDTIDKDKTQFNLFDNTREIRNDEMTQRSETCSFILEGEVIGRDDDKKCIVHFLLDTNIIAKENIVVVAIIGMGGLGKTALAQSIYGHMKENKHFELTMWVCISEEFDVKVIVEKIIESLTKKRPEPNLTLDTLQSMLREKIDGKKYLLVMDDVWNDERTKWINLKKFLMGGAKGSRILITTRTHQVAHIFDTDLFHDLSELDKDNSWELFRKMAFSNESEMLENSKLVGIGKEIVAKLKGSPLAIRVIGSYLYSKKSEKDWLSFKENELDTIMQQKNEIQSILKISFNHLSSSLKQCFTYCALFLKDFEIDKDDLIKQWMGEGFIQPHNKKAMEDVGDEYFKELLGRSFFQDISKNQLGEIMKFKMHDFMHDLACFVGENDYVFATDDTKFIDKRTRHLSISPFISKTRWEVIKESLIAAKNLRTLNYACHNYDGDEIEIDFSNHLRLRTLNLIFSTHVPKCIGKMKHLRYINFTRCYFDFLPKVVTKLYHLETLIFRECFKLRELPSDITNLINLRHLGINSLIEGLSYMPKGMGSMTTLQTLNLFILGENEGGELSELNGLINLRGSLSIQQLQFCKPIGIESAKHLEEKSGIQKLKLYWYHLERKYEIDDEDEKVLECLKPHPNLQKIVINGYGGVKLCNWFSFDYIVNLVIIDLFNCNKLQQLPRFDQFPFLKHLKLQYLPNVEFIDNNDSVSSSLTTFFPSLEKLRIFRLPKLKEWWKRKLIDQTIPQHRRLESLNISGVSLQVFELVMEMATTNIIVGSQDSSSSTTSISLSFLSIEDIDFEFLQFHDLFSNMTHLKSLWIINCKNIKMSSSLDAVTWKGLGSLRELMLSSIPDLEYLPKSLQCVTTLQSLQIYNCPNLVSIESIRHLTTSLSVLEIHGCPNITFYPHEMSQLASLAITFQNRGWSDVRGRFLFA; from the coding sequence aTGGCAGAATCAATTCTGTTCAGCCTTGCAGCAAATATTGCAACCAAATTGGGTTCTTTAGCACTCCAAGACCTTGGATTGCTGTGGACCGGTATCCATGAGGAGATTGACAAACTCAGAGACACTCTTTCCGCCATCCAAGCAGTACTTCACGACGCAGAACAGAAGCAGTACAAGAGTTCTGCTGTGAAGGAATGGGTTTCAAGGCTAAAAGATGCTTTCTATGATATGGATGATTTGATGGATGAGTTCTCCTATGAATCCTTTCAAAGACAGGTTATGACCAAACATAGAACCAACAACTGTACCAAACAAGtatgtattttcttctcaaaatctaatcaaattagATTTCGTTTGAAAATggttcataaaataaaaaagatcagGGAGAAACTCGATACTATTGATAAGGATAAAACTCAATTCAATCTTTTTGATAATACAAGGGAGATACGAAATGATGAAATGACACAACGATCAGAGACTTGCTCTTTTATACTTGAAGGAGAAGTAATTGGTCGAGATGATGACAAGAAATGTATTGTACATTTTCTATTGGATACCAACATTATTGCAAAGGAAAATATTGTTGTGGTTGCCATTATTGGAATGGGAGGATTAGGAAAGACTGCCCTTGCTCAATCTATCTACGGCCATATGAAggaaaataaacattttgaattgaCAATGTGGGTGTGTATTTCTGAAGAATTTGATGTCAAAGTAATTGTTGAAAAGATCATAGAATCTCTCACAAAAAAGAGACCTGAGCCCAACCTTACACTCGATACCTTACAAAGTATGCTACGAGAGaaaattgatggaaaaaaataCTTGCTTGTCATGGATGATGTGTGGAACGATGAACGGACGAAATGgattaatctaaaaaaatttcttatggGTGGAGCTAAGGGAAGTAGGATTTTGATCACAACTCGTACCCATCAAGTTGCACATATTTTTGACACAGATTTGTTCCATGATTTAAGTGAACTAGACAAGGACAACTCTTGGGAGTTGTTTAGAAAAATGGCATTTTCCAACGAATCAGAGATGCTTGAGAATTCAAAGTTGGTCGGGATCGGTAAGGAGATTGTGGCAAAGTTGAAAGGTTCTCCTCTTGCAATAAGAGTAATTGGAAGCTATCTGTATTCTAAAAAGTCAGAAAAGGATTGGTTGTCATTCAAGGAGAACGAACTTGACACAATCATGCAACAGAAAAATGAGATTCAATCCATACTAAAGATCAGTTTTAACCACCTCTCATCCAGTTTGAAGCAATGTTTCACCTATTGTGCTTTGTTTCTTAAAGATTTTGAGATTGATAAAGATGATTTGATAAAACAATGGATGGGAGAAGGCTTCATTCAACCACATAATAAGAAGGCAATGGAAGATGTTGGTGATGAATATTTCAAAGAACTCTTGGGAAGATCATTTTTTCAAGACATAAGTAAAAACCAACTGGGAGAGATCATGAAGTTCAAGATGCACGACTTCATGCATGATCTTGCATGTTTTGTTGGAGAAAATGATTATGTGTTTGCTACTGATGACACTAAGTTCATTGACAAAAGGACTCGACATTTGTCAATTTCGCCCTTCATCTCAAAGACAAGATGGGAAGTCATTAAAGAATCATTAATAGCGGCAAAGAATTTGAGAACATTGAACTATGCTTGTCACAATTATGATGGTGATGAAATCGAAATCGACTTCTCTAATCATTTGCGGTTACGAAcattgaatttaatattttctactCATGTTCCCAAGTGTATTGGTAAGATGAAACATTTgagatatattaattttactcGGTGTTATTTTGATTTCCTTCCCAAGGTAGTTACAAAACTGTACCATTTGGAAACACTTATCTTTCGTGAATGTTTCAAGCTAAGAGAACTGCCAAGTGATATTACGAATTTGATCAATCTCAGGCATCTTGGTATTAACTCTTTAATTGAAGGTTTAAGTTATATGCCAAAAGGAATGGGTTCAATGACTACCCTTCAAACattgaatttgtttatattggGAGAGAATGAAGGTGGTGAGTTAAGTGAACTTAATGGATTGATTAACTTGAGAGGATCATTAAGTATTCAACAATTGCAGTTCTGCAAACCCATTGGTATAGAAAGTGCTAAACACCTTGAAGAAAAGTCTGgaattcaaaagttaaaattatattggTATCACTTGGAAAGGAAATATGAAattgatgatgaagatgagaAAGTTTTAGAGTGCTTGAAACCACATCCAAATCTTCAGAAAATAGTCATAAATGGATACGGTGGAGTGAAGCTATGTAATTGGTTCTCATTTGATTATATTGTCAATTTGGTCATTATAGACCTTTTCAACTGTAATAAATTGCAACAGCTCCCTCGATTTGATCAATTTCCTTTTCTCAAACATCTTAAGCTCCAATATTTACCAAATGTTGAGTTTATTGATAATAACGATTCTGTTTCTTCTTCGTTAACAACTTTCTTTCCCTCCCTTGAGAAACTGAGAATCTTTAGGTTACCTAAGTTGAAAGAATGGTGGAAGAGGAAACTCATCGATCAAACTATTCCACAACATAGACGTTTGGAATCATTGAACATAAGTGGTGTTAGTTTGCAAGTTTTTGAGTTGGTAATGGAAATGGCTACTACAAACATTATTGTTGGATCACaggattcttcttcttcaactacaTCTATATCATTATCTTTTCTAAGTATTGAAGACattgattttgagtttttacAATTCCATGACTTATTCTCCAATATGACACATCTTAAGTCTCTTTGGATAATAAATTGcaagaatataaaaatgtcTTCTTCTCTTGATGCTGTGACATGGAAAGGACTTGGAAGTCTTCGTGAACTTATGTTGTCCAGCATCCCTGATTTGGAATATTTGCCGAAGAGTTTGCAATGTGTGACAACTCTTCAAAGtttgcaaatatataattgtccAAATTTGGTATCTATTGAAAGTATTAGGCATCTCACCACTTCACTATCAGTATTGGAAATTCATGGTTGTCCTAATATAACTTTCTACCCTCACGAAATGAGTCAACTCGCTTCACTAGCTATCACATTTCAGAATCGTGGTTGGTCGGATGTAAGAGGCAGATTCTTATTTGCCTAA
- the LOC101212047 gene encoding NAC domain-containing protein 101 isoform X1, translating to MANCLLLPPHNLFPVGFRFHPTDEELFNHYLKNKIVGRESLVQYIRQVDICNFEPWELPSLSNDQTGDHQWFFFSAQDFKYSNGRRSNRATKTGYWKSTGKDRQIMARGTKVLIGTKKTLVFYSGRVPNGIKTNWVIHEYHLHPDPNLAQLKSFVICVLKRKFEQSDVLMFEEAEPNGLLTSTNVATGNQNQETPGSGHSLFQSDLQVSDYGVSELDPLLFSDPEPTSMDFQVINSYGTLINGHTDEDVNSVLVDDENCFHEGTPNSSTSNFNLEEMLDLIDEDQGGGFSGNTGIDTALSWKYDHASPSFFGESVCSRIQTKSIPMIKESRRSPLTSKILKFDHSDDSDRGTGNFSSQHQPKSHKVLDHVDTLQNVQSKRETQLQVVPRLSKTLFNFQAEAVPKQIKIVRPAATSNEDIFVYHQSKVENRRLKSIGHGSLKSGGKCSSSILTTKCIHHKLSPASYFARACLGFILLIIVARELLLSMEIDNQF from the exons ATGGCCAATTGCCTCCTCCTTCCTCCTCACAATCTATTCCCAGTTGGATTCCGTTTCCATCCTACAGATGAAGAGCTGTTTAATCACTATCTTAAGAACAAGATTGTTGGTCGAGAATCCCTCGTTCAATACATTCGTCAAGTTGATATCTGCAACTTTGAGCCATGGGAACTCCCTA GTCTATCAAATGATCAAACAGGGGATCACCagtggtttttcttttctgctcAAGATTTCAAGTACTCCAATGGTCGTCGATCCAATAGGGCCACGAAAACTGGGTACTGGAAATCCACTGGCAAGGACCGTCAAATCATGGCTCGAGGAACCAAAGTCTTGATTGGTACTAAGAAAACTCTAGTTTTTTACAGTGGCAGGGTTCCTAATGGGATCAAGACCAATTGGGTTATACATGAGTATCATCTTCATCCAGACCCCAACCTCGCTCAACTG AAGTCGTTTGTGATTTGTGTCCTAAAGAGAAAGTTTGAGCAGAGTGatgttttgatgtttgaagAAGCTGAACCAAACGGTCTTTTGACTTCAACGAATGTAGCCACAGGGAACCAAAATCAAGAG ACTCCAGGAAGTGGACATTCATTGTTTCAATCAGATCTCCAGGTTTCAGATTACGGTGTTTCCGAATTGGATCCCCTTTTGTTTTCTGACCCTGAACCCACTTCAATGGATTTCCAAGTTATCAATAGCTATGGCACTCTCATAAATGGACATACCGATGAGGATGTTAACTCAGTTCTTGTTGAtgatgaaaattgttttcatgAAGGGACACCAAATAGTTCGACCAGTAATTTCAACTTGGAGGAGATGCTTGACTTGATTGATGAAGATCAGGGTGGTGGATTCAGCGGTAACACTGGCATAGATACAGCTTTAAGCTGGAAG TATGACCATGCTTCTCCCAGCTTTTTTGGTGAGAGTGTCTGTTCAAGGATACAAACTAAAAGTATACCGATGATTAAAGAATCTCGTAGAAGCCCACTCACTTCAAAGATCCTCAAGTTCGACCACAGTGATGACTCTGACAGGGGAACAGGAAACTTCAGCTCTCAACATCAACCTAAATCCCATAAGGTTCTAGACCACGTAGATACTCTACAAAATGTCCAGTCAAAGAGGGAAACTCAACTCCAAGTAGTACCACGCCTTAGCAAG actcttttcaattttcaggCCGAAGCAGttccaaaacaaattaaaattgtcaGACCAGCTGCAACTTCAAATGAAGACATTTTTGTATACCACCAAAGTAAAGTTGAGAATAGGCGGTTAAAGTCAATTGGCCATGGGTCTCTTAAGAGTGGAGGAAAGTGCTCATCAAGTATCTTGACTACAAAATGCATTCACCACAAATTAAGTCCAGCCTCTTATTTTGCCAGAGCATGCTTAGGCTTCATTTTGCTCATCATAGTTGCAAGAGAACTGTTGCTTTCTATGGAAATTGATAATCAATTTTAA
- the LOC101212047 gene encoding NAC domain-containing protein 101 isoform X2, with product MANCLLLPPHNLFPVGFRFHPTDEELFNHYLKNKIVGRESLVQYIRQVDICNFEPWELPSLSNDQTGDHQWFFFSAQDFKYSNGRRSNRATKTGYWKSTGKDRQIMARGTKVLIGTKKTLVFYSGRVPNGIKTNWVIHEYHLHPDPNLAQLKSFVICVLKRKFEQSDVLMFEEAEPNGLLTSTNVATGNQNQETPGSGHSLFQSDLQVSDYGVSELDPLLFSDPEPTSMDFQVINSYGTLINGHTDEDVNSVLVDDENCFHEGTPNSSTSNFNLEEMLDLIDEDQGGGFSGNTGIDTALSWKYDHASPSFFGESVCSRIQTKSIPMIKESRRSPLTSKILKFDHSDDSDRGTGNFSSQHQPKSHKVLDHVDTLQNVQSKRETQLQVVPRLSKAEAVPKQIKIVRPAATSNEDIFVYHQSKVENRRLKSIGHGSLKSGGKCSSSILTTKCIHHKLSPASYFARACLGFILLIIVARELLLSMEIDNQF from the exons ATGGCCAATTGCCTCCTCCTTCCTCCTCACAATCTATTCCCAGTTGGATTCCGTTTCCATCCTACAGATGAAGAGCTGTTTAATCACTATCTTAAGAACAAGATTGTTGGTCGAGAATCCCTCGTTCAATACATTCGTCAAGTTGATATCTGCAACTTTGAGCCATGGGAACTCCCTA GTCTATCAAATGATCAAACAGGGGATCACCagtggtttttcttttctgctcAAGATTTCAAGTACTCCAATGGTCGTCGATCCAATAGGGCCACGAAAACTGGGTACTGGAAATCCACTGGCAAGGACCGTCAAATCATGGCTCGAGGAACCAAAGTCTTGATTGGTACTAAGAAAACTCTAGTTTTTTACAGTGGCAGGGTTCCTAATGGGATCAAGACCAATTGGGTTATACATGAGTATCATCTTCATCCAGACCCCAACCTCGCTCAACTG AAGTCGTTTGTGATTTGTGTCCTAAAGAGAAAGTTTGAGCAGAGTGatgttttgatgtttgaagAAGCTGAACCAAACGGTCTTTTGACTTCAACGAATGTAGCCACAGGGAACCAAAATCAAGAG ACTCCAGGAAGTGGACATTCATTGTTTCAATCAGATCTCCAGGTTTCAGATTACGGTGTTTCCGAATTGGATCCCCTTTTGTTTTCTGACCCTGAACCCACTTCAATGGATTTCCAAGTTATCAATAGCTATGGCACTCTCATAAATGGACATACCGATGAGGATGTTAACTCAGTTCTTGTTGAtgatgaaaattgttttcatgAAGGGACACCAAATAGTTCGACCAGTAATTTCAACTTGGAGGAGATGCTTGACTTGATTGATGAAGATCAGGGTGGTGGATTCAGCGGTAACACTGGCATAGATACAGCTTTAAGCTGGAAG TATGACCATGCTTCTCCCAGCTTTTTTGGTGAGAGTGTCTGTTCAAGGATACAAACTAAAAGTATACCGATGATTAAAGAATCTCGTAGAAGCCCACTCACTTCAAAGATCCTCAAGTTCGACCACAGTGATGACTCTGACAGGGGAACAGGAAACTTCAGCTCTCAACATCAACCTAAATCCCATAAGGTTCTAGACCACGTAGATACTCTACAAAATGTCCAGTCAAAGAGGGAAACTCAACTCCAAGTAGTACCACGCCTTAGCAAG gCCGAAGCAGttccaaaacaaattaaaattgtcaGACCAGCTGCAACTTCAAATGAAGACATTTTTGTATACCACCAAAGTAAAGTTGAGAATAGGCGGTTAAAGTCAATTGGCCATGGGTCTCTTAAGAGTGGAGGAAAGTGCTCATCAAGTATCTTGACTACAAAATGCATTCACCACAAATTAAGTCCAGCCTCTTATTTTGCCAGAGCATGCTTAGGCTTCATTTTGCTCATCATAGTTGCAAGAGAACTGTTGCTTTCTATGGAAATTGATAATCAATTTTAA